The Oxalobacteraceae bacterium OTU3CINTB1 genome includes a window with the following:
- a CDS encoding sigma-54-dependent Fis family transcriptional regulator — MERHTAPHLSTAWEDTMPLIIETSHRRSRQYGLRPDSAADLSRVPTVDLSLLLEQNRLLHTHAVPAMETLYQQIVNTHNMVILTDAHGVIVHSLGDDDFLEKANRVALQPGAAWSEQSKGTNAIGTAIAEQAPVLVHAEQHYLTANHFLTCSAAPIADHLGNVIGVLDVSGDQRSFHKHTMALVRMSALMIENQLFSATYEDSITLHFHARPEFIGTLMEGIASFSPGGRFLAANRNGQFQLGLSPAELQSHTFSSLFGLPLSALYEHYRTASPGLLNLCMHSGVRVAGRAQLRLSNGVFQQSLTHDKTERAERPSATQAAAAKRRLSGLRYLRTGDPQLELVIDKVTRVLGHDIPIMIMGETGTGKELLAQAIHNDSPRAMSPFVAVNCASIPETLIESELFGYEDGAFTGARKKGAVGKILQANGGTLFLDEIGDMPYSLQARLLRVLQERVVTPLGSDKSIPVNVELICATNHNLRERIAKGLFREDLYYRLNGLVVKLPPLRDRTDLESVVKKILATEAESGRYRVSEEILRLFRRHRWPGNFRQLTNLLRTAVVMAGDEQEICLRHMPDDFLDDIEEDGEQAPQQRGNGADANLGEMEIHAINKALAAHGGNVSAAARALGISRNTIYRKVPNLK; from the coding sequence ATGGAACGCCACACCGCGCCACATCTGAGCACGGCATGGGAAGACACCATGCCGCTGATTATTGAAACCTCGCACCGCCGCTCCCGGCAGTACGGACTGCGTCCGGACTCCGCCGCAGACCTAAGCCGCGTCCCCACCGTTGACCTCTCGCTGCTGCTCGAGCAGAACCGCCTGCTCCACACCCACGCGGTTCCTGCCATGGAAACGCTGTACCAGCAGATCGTCAACACCCACAACATGGTGATCCTGACCGACGCACATGGCGTGATCGTGCATTCCCTCGGCGACGACGACTTCCTGGAAAAGGCCAATCGCGTCGCGCTGCAGCCCGGCGCCGCCTGGTCCGAGCAAAGCAAGGGCACCAACGCCATCGGTACCGCAATTGCGGAACAGGCGCCGGTGCTGGTCCACGCGGAACAGCACTACCTGACCGCCAACCATTTCCTCACCTGCTCGGCAGCGCCGATCGCCGACCATCTGGGCAACGTCATCGGCGTGCTCGACGTGTCCGGCGACCAGCGCAGTTTTCACAAGCACACCATGGCGCTGGTGCGCATGTCCGCACTGATGATCGAGAACCAGCTGTTCTCCGCTACCTATGAAGACTCGATCACGCTGCACTTCCACGCGCGTCCGGAGTTCATCGGCACGTTGATGGAAGGGATTGCCTCCTTCAGCCCCGGCGGACGCTTCCTCGCCGCCAACCGCAACGGCCAGTTCCAGCTGGGCTTGTCGCCGGCGGAATTGCAGTCGCACACCTTCAGCTCGCTATTCGGCTTGCCGTTGTCGGCGCTGTACGAACACTACCGCACCGCGTCGCCTGGCCTGCTGAACCTGTGCATGCACAGCGGCGTGCGCGTGGCCGGCCGCGCCCAGCTTCGGCTGAGCAACGGTGTATTCCAGCAATCGCTGACGCACGACAAAACGGAACGCGCCGAGCGGCCCAGCGCCACCCAGGCTGCGGCGGCCAAACGCCGCCTGTCCGGCCTGCGCTACCTGCGCACCGGCGATCCCCAACTCGAGTTAGTGATCGACAAGGTCACGCGCGTGCTGGGCCACGACATTCCCATCATGATCATGGGCGAAACCGGCACCGGCAAGGAGTTGCTGGCCCAGGCGATCCATAACGATTCGCCGCGCGCGATGAGCCCTTTCGTGGCCGTCAACTGCGCGTCGATCCCGGAGACGCTGATCGAGTCGGAACTGTTCGGCTATGAGGATGGCGCCTTCACCGGCGCGCGCAAAAAAGGCGCGGTCGGCAAGATATTGCAGGCTAACGGCGGCACGCTGTTCCTCGACGAGATCGGCGACATGCCGTACAGCCTGCAGGCGAGGTTGCTGCGCGTACTACAGGAGCGCGTGGTCACCCCGCTCGGCAGCGACAAGTCGATACCGGTCAATGTGGAACTGATCTGCGCGACCAATCACAATCTGCGCGAACGCATCGCCAAAGGTTTGTTCCGCGAGGACTTGTATTACCGGCTGAACGGGCTGGTGGTCAAGCTGCCGCCGCTGCGTGATCGGACCGATCTGGAGAGCGTGGTCAAGAAGATTCTCGCGACCGAGGCGGAGAGTGGCCGCTATCGTGTTTCGGAGGAAATCCTTCGGCTGTTCCGGCGCCACCGCTGGCCGGGGAATTTTCGGCAGTTGACCAACCTGCTGCGCACGGCGGTGGTCATGGCCGGCGATGAACAGGAGATCTGCCTGCGCCATATGCCCGACGACTTTCTGGACGATATTGAAGAGGATGGCGAGCAGGCGCCACAGCAGCGCGGCAACGGCGCCGATGCCAACCTGGGAGAGATGGAGATTCACGCCATCAACAAG